In one window of Desulfuribacillus alkaliarsenatis DNA:
- a CDS encoding cache domain-containing protein, with protein MINNVPRYTNLILQIPKRKAFLADAQRNYKALKSFFDRKLEIVNSLSLDPLVIEFLNSFTPSTCTSNHPEFSTIVSYLKTCFEEDDLQQSFLGICVNSDVIDSNGRTRLSDCKSKLQAIHSLADWICYNEAISSNGQSTVTLPYKDFSGLYNMSFAKAVTNSEDGKNIGVIGFDVNLRSVIKAFRPSSYFIIAGPEGQILYSSYCAIEQCLERKYNLKMLVSPTTYKKILSRDNEYIYDKIDSHYSHIWSLPIIDDKYYFIAFN; from the coding sequence ATGATTAATAATGTACCACGCTATACAAACTTAATACTACAGATTCCAAAACGAAAAGCGTTCCTTGCCGATGCCCAAAGGAATTATAAAGCTCTCAAATCATTTTTTGATAGAAAGCTAGAAATCGTAAATTCTTTAAGTCTCGACCCACTAGTTATTGAATTTTTAAATTCATTTACACCATCAACATGTACAAGTAATCACCCTGAATTTAGTACTATCGTTTCATATCTGAAAACATGTTTTGAAGAAGATGATTTGCAGCAATCTTTTTTAGGTATATGTGTTAACAGCGACGTAATCGATAGTAATGGCAGAACTAGGCTGTCCGATTGCAAAAGCAAGCTACAAGCAATACATTCACTTGCTGACTGGATATGCTATAATGAAGCCATATCGTCGAATGGGCAATCAACCGTGACACTGCCTTACAAAGATTTTTCTGGATTATATAATATGTCCTTTGCTAAAGCTGTTACAAATAGCGAAGATGGTAAAAACATTGGCGTTATCGGATTTGATGTAAATCTTCGTAGCGTTATAAAGGCTTTTAGACCGAGTAGCTACTTTATTATCGCTGGTCCAGAAGGGCAAATCTTATATTCTTCCTATTGTGCCATAGAACAGTGCTTAGAGAGAAAATATAATTTGAAGATGCTAGTATCACCAACAACATATAAAAAAATTCTATCTAGAGATAATGAGTATATTTATGATAAAATTGACTCACATTATTCCCATATATGGAGTCTACCAATCATTGACGACAAATACTACTTTATTGCTTTTAATTAA
- a CDS encoding DEAD/DEAH box helicase, producing MKDFIVKLWEESGFQDQTEIQKQAMPVLLAGKDVIAESPTGTGKTLAYLLPVIEKVDPDKKNIQAVILAPSHELAMQIYHETQKWTKGSNINSAALIGGANIKKQVEVLKKLPQIVVGTTGRVLELIKLKKMKMHEVKTIVVDEFDVLIAQEHVGNLNNIVKTTLKDRQIALFSATLSKRTEDIASELMNEPQLIQVKRSTTQGPSNTDHLYAVCEHRDKVNVLMKLVRSGIEKALVFINDFEKIKEIESKLTFKDFKIGVISGNSNKIERKNVINDFRNGKLNLVVASDVAARGLDIEALSHVINFDMTRDVDSYTHRAGRTGRMGAKGTVISLVTKGEEALLKRIAKKLNVTAQEVELHHGKCIIKK from the coding sequence ATGAAAGATTTCATAGTGAAGCTTTGGGAAGAGTCTGGGTTTCAAGACCAAACAGAGATTCAAAAACAAGCAATGCCGGTGCTATTAGCTGGTAAAGATGTTATTGCAGAATCACCTACTGGAACTGGGAAAACACTAGCTTACTTATTACCAGTTATAGAAAAAGTTGACCCTGATAAAAAGAATATCCAAGCAGTAATTTTGGCCCCGTCCCACGAGTTAGCAATGCAGATTTATCACGAAACACAAAAATGGACTAAAGGCAGTAACATTAATAGTGCGGCACTTATAGGTGGAGCAAACATTAAGAAACAGGTAGAAGTTTTAAAAAAGCTACCACAAATAGTAGTAGGCACAACAGGAAGAGTCCTTGAACTGATTAAATTAAAGAAAATGAAAATGCATGAAGTAAAAACTATTGTTGTAGATGAGTTTGACGTCTTAATTGCCCAGGAACATGTAGGTAACTTAAATAATATTGTTAAAACTACGTTAAAAGATCGGCAAATTGCTTTGTTCTCAGCAACACTGTCAAAACGAACAGAAGATATAGCGTCAGAACTAATGAATGAGCCACAGTTAATACAAGTTAAGAGGTCTACAACACAAGGGCCTTCAAATACAGACCATCTCTATGCTGTTTGTGAGCACAGAGACAAGGTGAATGTTTTGATGAAGCTAGTGCGGTCTGGCATAGAAAAGGCGCTCGTTTTCATAAATGATTTTGAAAAAATCAAAGAGATTGAATCGAAACTGACGTTTAAGGATTTCAAAATTGGTGTCATTAGTGGCAATTCCAATAAAATAGAAAGAAAGAACGTTATAAATGATTTTCGTAACGGAAAGTTAAATTTAGTTGTAGCTAGTGATGTAGCTGCTAGGGGATTAGATATAGAGGCGTTATCCCACGTAATCAATTTCGATATGACGCGCGATGTAGATTCATATACCCATAGAGCAGGGCGGACAGGAAGGATGGGTGCTAAGGGAACAGTAATATCCCTTGTTACTAAAGGTGAAGAGGCGTTATTGAAGCGAATAGCGAAAAAGCTTAATGTTACAGCGCAAGAGGTCGAGCTGCATCACGGGAAGTGTATCATAAAAAAATAG
- a CDS encoding ABC transporter ATP-binding protein: protein MIDVHNVSKTFDDMEAVKDVSLHIKKGSIYGLLGSNGAGKTTLLKLLAGIYKHNAGKISISEQPVFENTELKQKTIFLADALYFFPNTTINHMASFYRSVYKDWNEERFNKLKEAFPIDLDKKIERMSKGMQRQVAFWLTLSAMPDVLILDEPLDGLDAVMRQKIKNLLIQDVADRDLTIIISSHNLREVEDLCDYIGIMHHGQIIIEKDLDDLKSDVHKVQVAFNGDVPEGFLESIDVLYKEARGSVRLYIVRGKKEPISNHIYSFKPVVFDLLPLTLEEIFIYEMRDVGYAIENIIV, encoded by the coding sequence ATGATTGATGTTCATAATGTAAGTAAGACCTTTGACGATATGGAAGCTGTCAAAGACGTTAGCCTACATATCAAAAAAGGATCAATATATGGCCTGCTCGGGTCTAACGGCGCAGGTAAAACAACTCTACTAAAGCTACTAGCAGGCATTTACAAACATAATGCTGGTAAGATATCTATTAGCGAGCAACCTGTCTTTGAAAACACTGAATTAAAACAAAAGACTATCTTTTTAGCGGATGCATTATATTTCTTTCCTAACACGACCATTAACCATATGGCTAGCTTCTACCGTAGCGTCTATAAAGATTGGAACGAGGAGCGCTTTAATAAGCTTAAGGAAGCATTTCCAATAGACCTAGACAAAAAAATCGAGCGAATGTCTAAGGGTATGCAGCGCCAGGTCGCTTTCTGGCTAACTCTATCAGCAATGCCAGATGTTTTAATTTTAGATGAGCCACTAGATGGTTTAGATGCAGTAATGAGACAGAAAATAAAAAATTTACTTATTCAGGATGTAGCAGATAGGGACTTAACCATAATTATATCCTCTCATAATCTTCGTGAAGTTGAAGACTTATGCGACTATATCGGCATTATGCATCACGGGCAAATTATTATCGAGAAAGACCTTGATGATTTAAAGTCTGACGTACATAAAGTACAAGTGGCTTTTAACGGAGATGTGCCTGAGGGATTCCTAGAATCAATAGATGTCTTATATAAAGAAGCACGCGGAAGTGTGCGCTTATATATTGTGCGCGGCAAAAAGGAGCCTATTAGCAATCATATTTATTCATTCAAACCTGTTGTTTTTGATCTACTACCATTAACGCTAGAAGAAATCTTTATCTATGAAATGAGGGATGTTGGCTATGCTATCGAAAACATTATCGTTTAA
- a CDS encoding GntR family transcriptional regulator → MFQLDIRSRQPIYEQLVDKLKELIIHEVFKSDDQLPSVRALAQELTINPNTIQKAYRELEHQGYIYSIPGKGKFVAPQSTINNEKVKKMKDDIVKLLSEAMYLGMDKEELLSLIDLAEKNVTRGGDTND, encoded by the coding sequence ATGTTTCAGTTAGATATACGAAGCAGGCAGCCCATATATGAGCAATTAGTTGATAAATTGAAAGAGTTAATTATTCACGAGGTTTTTAAGTCTGATGACCAGCTACCATCAGTTAGAGCACTGGCTCAAGAGCTTACGATTAACCCAAACACCATCCAAAAAGCTTATCGCGAATTAGAGCATCAGGGCTATATTTATTCAATTCCAGGGAAGGGCAAATTCGTTGCTCCCCAATCTACCATCAATAACGAGAAGGTGAAAAAGATGAAGGATGATATTGTAAAGCTTCTTTCTGAGGCTATGTATCTTGGTATGGATAAAGAAGAGCTCCTTAGCTTAATTGATTTAGCAGAGAAAAATGTAACCAGAGGAGGAGACACTAATGATTGA
- a CDS encoding response regulator gives MDNKIRILLVDDHPFFRQGVTFFLDSVAEFELVGDCSSGEEAIELVASQQIDIILMDLQMSGMDGIETTREILKYSPTIRILILTSFGSGEKITEALNAGAAGYCLKDAPPQELATAVKAVAAGGTYLGRGISLSTVTHNRQTVEDNHNTNNQTCQQAINSLTQRELDVLKLLTQGLANKEIAEQLFVSEKTVKTHVANILHKLGVKTRTQAALLANKHNPTSF, from the coding sequence ATGGATAATAAAATTCGTATTCTGCTAGTTGATGATCATCCTTTTTTTCGCCAAGGAGTTACTTTTTTCCTTGATAGTGTTGCTGAGTTTGAGCTGGTCGGAGACTGCTCTAGCGGAGAAGAAGCAATAGAACTTGTAGCATCTCAACAAATTGACATCATTCTTATGGATTTGCAAATGTCAGGCATGGACGGAATCGAGACTACTAGAGAAATCTTAAAATATAGTCCAACAATCCGCATTTTAATCCTTACTAGTTTTGGCTCTGGCGAAAAAATAACTGAAGCCCTTAATGCAGGAGCAGCAGGCTATTGTCTAAAAGATGCCCCACCTCAAGAGTTAGCGACTGCCGTTAAAGCTGTTGCTGCTGGTGGTACTTATTTAGGTCGTGGTATTTCCTTAAGCACAGTCACTCACAATAGACAAACTGTCGAAGACAACCATAATACCAATAATCAAACATGTCAGCAGGCAATTAACAGCCTGACCCAACGAGAGCTTGATGTGCTAAAGCTACTCACACAAGGGCTTGCTAATAAAGAAATTGCTGAACAATTATTTGTCAGTGAAAAAACTGTTAAAACCCACGTTGCCAACATCCTTCACAAACTAGGGGTAAAGACACGTACTCAGGCAGCACTTTTAGCAAATAAGCATAACCCTACATCTTTTTAA
- a CDS encoding DUF3785 family protein, with the protein MYTLSYEDKKFELNEQNLAEFNNDDEKPVSGIEPIDIIKLLSEQANLDFEIEYFNRACQVCFAGKEEKAKYFTFLVYSFYLYTKDGTYVMSNLSKEYEGKSFSKLLNAGIVDDSYCVSVLVCDSCGKYTIEILQCDI; encoded by the coding sequence ATGTATACGCTTTCCTACGAGGATAAGAAGTTTGAACTTAACGAGCAAAATTTAGCGGAATTTAATAACGATGATGAAAAGCCAGTAAGCGGTATAGAGCCAATAGACATAATAAAGCTTCTGAGTGAACAAGCAAACCTTGATTTTGAAATTGAGTACTTTAATCGTGCTTGTCAGGTCTGTTTTGCTGGCAAGGAGGAAAAGGCTAAGTACTTCACGTTTTTAGTGTATAGCTTTTACTTGTACACAAAGGATGGAACATACGTAATGAGCAACTTATCTAAAGAGTATGAGGGTAAGTCATTTAGTAAGCTACTAAATGCAGGGATTGTTGATGACAGTTATTGCGTAAGTGTGCTTGTCTGTGATAGCTGTGGAAAGTATACAATTGAAATTTTGCAGTGTGATATATAA
- a CDS encoding SecDF P1 head subdomain-containing protein: protein MKINKQSKFIIIVSALLVLLLIGCSNQEENVNIEDARIHFLDADGFVLATEYDLASGENQQNSMDSDQQELVFSFKRASKLADMTEQNLGKEIRLYLDGELIAAPRVIAKITDGKVVLTGIPNEVATEIIEAIYR from the coding sequence ATGAAGATTAATAAACAAAGTAAATTCATTATCATAGTAAGTGCGCTACTAGTTTTATTACTTATTGGCTGTAGCAATCAAGAGGAAAATGTAAATATAGAAGACGCTCGAATTCATTTTTTAGACGCAGACGGCTTTGTCCTCGCGACTGAATATGATTTGGCATCAGGGGAAAATCAACAAAACTCAATGGATTCAGATCAACAAGAATTAGTCTTTTCTTTTAAAAGAGCTTCAAAGCTAGCTGATATGACTGAGCAGAATCTTGGAAAAGAAATTCGTTTATATCTTGATGGAGAATTGATTGCTGCTCCACGAGTTATAGCGAAAATTACCGATGGAAAAGTTGTATTAACTGGCATTCCAAATGAAGTGGCTACGGAAATCATTGAAGCAATTTATCGTTAA
- a CDS encoding histidinol-phosphatase HisJ family protein — MFDYHVHTNFSADSSMHMEKACQAAIAKNIQEIAFTEHLDLFYPNCDLTWNLEYDNYAKEIDTMRAKYGNQLKILKAIEVGLHPSVYQESRQFTNDNQFDFIIGSVHLADDNDLHEGYFFKDKSLQQALEIYFLTINNCVKEYTDFNVLGHLTLIKRYLHYLESHWEDVNWEDYFDIIEDTFKTLIDTSRGIELNMSGFRYNLNCSLPTLPFLQLYRDLGGEIITVGSDAHCESYVGKNIALGYDLLTEAGFQYVTTFEKRQPIFNKL; from the coding sequence ATGTTTGACTATCATGTACACACTAATTTCTCTGCCGATTCATCAATGCATATGGAAAAAGCCTGTCAGGCTGCCATAGCTAAGAACATACAGGAAATCGCCTTCACTGAGCACTTAGATTTATTCTATCCTAACTGCGATTTAACTTGGAACCTTGAGTATGACAATTATGCCAAGGAAATAGATACAATGCGTGCTAAATACGGTAACCAGCTGAAAATCTTAAAAGCGATTGAGGTTGGCCTTCATCCAAGTGTTTATCAAGAAAGCCGTCAGTTTACTAACGATAATCAATTTGACTTTATCATTGGCTCTGTACATTTAGCCGATGATAATGATTTACACGAGGGCTACTTTTTTAAAGATAAGTCTTTACAGCAAGCGTTAGAAATTTATTTTCTTACTATAAATAATTGCGTTAAAGAATATACTGACTTTAATGTGCTTGGCCACCTTACATTGATTAAACGCTATTTGCACTATCTTGAAAGCCATTGGGAAGATGTAAATTGGGAAGATTATTTTGATATTATTGAAGACACCTTTAAGACATTGATTGATACGTCTAGAGGCATCGAGCTTAATATGTCAGGCTTTCGTTATAATCTTAACTGTTCTTTACCAACATTGCCTTTTCTACAGTTGTATCGGGATTTAGGAGGCGAAATAATTACTGTCGGTTCTGATGCCCACTGCGAATCCTATGTAGGAAAAAATATTGCTTTAGGATATGATCTACTAACAGAAGCTGGCTTTCAATACGTTACAACCTTTGAAAAGCGCCAGCCTATTTTTAACAAACTGTAG
- a CDS encoding RNA polymerase sigma factor — protein MGASNINTITFKKALTLYNNLLSEGTPKYKANILSVYYSIEPIGNKILELYYKNEMSYDEIAYTLGMNVTDVRSHMYKARRICKELRKLLEV, from the coding sequence ATGGGTGCTAGTAACATAAATACCATAACCTTTAAAAAAGCCTTAACTCTATACAATAATTTGCTTTCAGAAGGCACACCGAAATACAAGGCCAATATCTTGTCAGTATATTATTCCATAGAACCTATAGGCAACAAAATACTTGAGTTATACTATAAAAATGAAATGTCCTACGATGAAATAGCTTATACATTGGGCATGAACGTTACTGATGTAAGGTCACATATGTACAAAGCACGCCGCATATGTAAAGAATTACGCAAGCTATTGGAAGTATGA
- a CDS encoding 4Fe-4S dicluster domain-containing protein → MNSAKQSYKSLEERLNRFPLGAPPSNTLYRILEILFSEKEASLVAQLPIKPFMVKTAAKAWKLEEKQTQKILEELASRAILLDVEDRGVQRYVLPPPMAGFFEFSLMRTRNDINQKLLAELYHQYLNVEEEFVTDLFLGSETRLGRIFVQEPVLSSDNAVHVLDYERATHMLEEASHIGISECYCRKKMQYVEKGCEAPMDICMTFNNAARSLIKYEHARQVDVVEGKELLQQAYENNLVQCGENAQKNISFICNCCGCCCEGLLAVKKFGSLRPVHTSNFIPAIDAITCTGCGKCVKACPINAISITTIKQDKELSNITRKVARIDEDICLGCGVCVRSCPKVSIKLEHRGERIITPVDSVHRTVMMAIERGKLHELVFDNQAFASHRAMAAVLGSILRLPPIKQAVASEQLKSVYLGKLIEKHKEKQKEKQKEKEKQYN, encoded by the coding sequence ATGAATTCGGCAAAGCAAAGCTACAAAAGCTTAGAAGAAAGATTAAATCGCTTTCCTTTAGGAGCACCACCTTCGAACACACTTTATAGAATACTAGAAATATTATTTTCAGAAAAAGAAGCATCCTTAGTAGCTCAATTGCCAATTAAACCATTTATGGTAAAAACGGCAGCAAAAGCCTGGAAGCTGGAAGAAAAACAAACACAGAAAATTTTAGAGGAGCTAGCAAGCAGGGCAATATTACTGGATGTCGAAGATCGTGGAGTACAGAGATACGTTCTACCGCCACCAATGGCTGGGTTTTTTGAGTTTTCTTTGATGCGAACGAGAAATGATATCAATCAAAAATTATTGGCAGAATTATATCATCAATACTTGAATGTGGAAGAGGAGTTTGTAACTGACCTATTCTTAGGTAGCGAGACGAGGCTTGGAAGAATTTTTGTTCAGGAGCCTGTACTATCAAGTGATAATGCCGTTCACGTGCTAGATTATGAGCGCGCCACACATATGCTAGAAGAGGCTAGTCACATTGGCATTAGTGAATGTTATTGTAGGAAGAAGATGCAGTATGTAGAAAAAGGCTGCGAGGCACCGATGGACATCTGTATGACCTTTAATAATGCTGCAAGGTCACTAATTAAATATGAACACGCACGTCAGGTTGATGTGGTTGAAGGCAAGGAACTGTTGCAGCAGGCGTATGAAAACAACTTGGTACAGTGCGGGGAAAACGCACAGAAAAACATAAGCTTCATATGTAATTGCTGTGGATGCTGTTGTGAAGGGTTGCTGGCGGTGAAGAAATTTGGCTCACTACGACCAGTACATACATCGAACTTTATTCCTGCTATTGATGCGATTACATGCACTGGCTGCGGGAAATGTGTTAAAGCCTGTCCGATTAATGCGATTTCTATTACAACGATAAAACAAGATAAAGAGCTAAGTAATATTACTAGGAAAGTAGCTAGAATAGATGAAGACATCTGTTTAGGGTGTGGCGTCTGTGTGCGCTCTTGTCCTAAGGTAAGTATAAAGCTAGAGCATCGTGGGGAACGTATTATAACACCTGTAGATTCTGTGCACCGAACAGTCATGATGGCAATTGAGCGTGGGAAGCTTCATGAATTGGTTTTTGATAACCAGGCATTTGCAAGTCATAGAGCAATGGCAGCTGTCTTAGGAAGTATCCTGCGACTACCACCAATTAAACAAGCTGTTGCTAGTGAACAGTTGAAGTCAGTATACCTAGGCAAGCTAATTGAAAAACATAAAGAAAAACAAAAAGAAAAACAAAAAGAAAAAGAAAAACAATACAACTAG
- a CDS encoding DUF6449 domain-containing protein, whose protein sequence is MLSKTLSFNRGIFVQAARSVGWIGVAYLILLLFAVPLQLIMVASRDQNYYLYQRYFVHLDTIFGVFQGFQLLLMFTVPVLLAIFVFRYLQVKLSADYIHSLPIRRESLYHQYITFSSIMLLVPVLITGLVLFILRAFLDVGSLLSFSNIVYWIAITTMFNLFVYFAGVLVAMLTGMSVLQGALIYIMLIFPAGITTLYFSNLSFYLFGFSMNQYISDNILKLLPIFRAGEMDHNPLTIVEIASYIAITIAFYLIALFVYRKRNIESATQAIAFRPLRPVFLYGVTFCSMLLGGLYFGATQDEILGWIIFGYLFASIIGYAVAQMILEKTWRIFDKWKGYLAFLLVAFVILLSLYFDVTGFENRIPDANQVEQVYFSDSFRYLQHGVYYYQANPGKLDALGKPFGVQEFFYQDADNIEHIRALHQEIINDKEFLSGTRSNPFRPAVYVHPLRTVAIEYYLANGSTITREYRVPYERYLDLYKPIMESIEYRHNNYPLLRVNDITGLETISIRSSHLGKSVVISDRNQLAELHEIIKSELLSMTVEEMLNRREPWGHIEYLWQGNRYISIPWNKTYENIDAWLMEQDLLEQTRYTVDDISTAFLIENVQNTRNASMHEILRSPNSINAIETLDNVIKLESKEHIEMLLPLTTWDDKGDSYMLVIYFDNSKYPGYHPIYEPISKEDVPDFIKN, encoded by the coding sequence ATGCTATCGAAAACATTATCGTTTAACCGAGGGATTTTTGTGCAGGCTGCGAGAAGTGTTGGCTGGATAGGTGTTGCATACCTCATTTTACTATTGTTTGCAGTACCATTGCAGCTAATAATGGTTGCCTCAAGAGACCAAAATTACTATTTATACCAACGATACTTTGTACATTTAGATACTATATTCGGAGTATTTCAAGGATTCCAGTTGTTATTGATGTTTACAGTGCCTGTGTTGCTTGCTATATTTGTATTCCGCTATTTACAGGTGAAACTCTCAGCAGATTATATTCATAGTCTACCAATCCGCAGGGAATCACTCTATCATCAATATATCACCTTTAGTTCTATTATGCTTTTAGTTCCTGTGTTAATTACTGGTTTAGTATTGTTCATACTACGGGCTTTTTTAGATGTAGGCTCCTTGTTATCATTTAGTAACATCGTCTACTGGATTGCAATAACAACTATGTTTAATTTGTTTGTCTACTTTGCAGGTGTGTTAGTAGCTATGCTGACTGGGATGTCCGTATTACAGGGCGCATTAATTTACATTATGTTGATTTTCCCTGCAGGGATTACTACATTATATTTCTCGAATTTAAGCTTTTACTTGTTCGGCTTTAGCATGAACCAATATATATCAGATAATATATTAAAGTTGCTACCAATCTTTAGGGCTGGTGAAATGGATCATAATCCACTCACTATAGTAGAAATTGCGTCCTACATTGCAATAACAATAGCATTTTATTTAATCGCATTATTTGTTTACAGGAAAAGAAATATCGAGTCTGCTACACAGGCAATTGCGTTCCGTCCGTTACGTCCTGTATTTTTGTACGGTGTAACTTTTTGTTCTATGCTGCTCGGAGGCCTTTACTTTGGAGCAACGCAGGACGAAATCTTAGGTTGGATTATATTTGGTTATCTATTCGCCTCTATAATAGGCTATGCAGTTGCGCAAATGATACTTGAAAAAACCTGGCGAATCTTTGATAAATGGAAGGGCTACCTAGCATTTTTGCTTGTTGCATTTGTAATTCTGCTATCCCTTTACTTTGACGTTACAGGCTTTGAAAATAGGATTCCCGATGCAAATCAGGTTGAACAAGTATATTTCTCCGACTCTTTTCGCTACCTGCAGCATGGAGTCTACTATTATCAGGCAAACCCTGGAAAACTAGACGCCTTAGGTAAACCCTTTGGTGTTCAGGAATTTTTCTATCAAGATGCTGATAACATCGAGCATATCCGAGCTTTACACCAGGAAATTATTAATGATAAGGAATTTCTGTCTGGTACAAGATCGAATCCATTTAGACCAGCAGTCTATGTTCATCCACTAAGAACCGTAGCGATAGAATATTATCTTGCTAATGGCTCTACGATTACTAGGGAGTATAGAGTTCCCTATGAACGCTATTTAGATCTATACAAACCGATTATGGAGTCTATAGAATATAGGCATAACAATTACCCATTGCTACGTGTTAACGACATTACTGGCCTTGAAACTATATCAATCCGTTCAAGCCATTTGGGTAAAAGCGTTGTTATTAGTGATCGTAATCAACTAGCTGAACTACATGAAATTATTAAATCGGAGCTACTTAGTATGACCGTAGAGGAAATGCTTAATCGACGTGAGCCATGGGGTCATATCGAATATCTATGGCAAGGCAACAGATATATTAGCATTCCTTGGAATAAAACCTATGAAAACATTGATGCTTGGCTAATGGAGCAAGACCTGCTAGAGCAAACTCGTTATACAGTAGACGATATTTCTACAGCTTTCCTAATCGAGAATGTTCAAAACACACGAAACGCTAGTATGCACGAAATCTTGCGGAGTCCAAACTCAATAAATGCCATAGAGACACTTGATAATGTTATCAAGCTAGAGTCAAAAGAACATATAGAAATGTTATTGCCGCTTACAACTTGGGACGATAAGGGCGATTCCTATATGCTAGTAATATATTTTGATAATAGTAAGTACCCTGGTTATCACCCAATCTATGAACCTATTTCTAAGGAAGATGTCCCTGATTTCATCAAAAATTAA